In Lathyrus oleraceus cultivar Zhongwan6 chromosome 2, CAAS_Psat_ZW6_1.0, whole genome shotgun sequence, the DNA window aaataataaagataactAAGAGTTTTGCACAAAATGCACCCATAACATGCATTCATGTCATTCTTCAAACAAAAAAAACTCATTGTTGTGTCTTCTACAGTTCCACACGGAGTCctcaacaccactacaacactAGAGCCAACgctcgtcaaagaatggcagatcaaGAACAAGAATTGGAGAGAGTAAGCTCATAACTTGAGGACCTACGAGGAAACATGGGTCAAGTCACGGAGATACTACAAGTCATTAAGGCCAAGTTGGATACCCAAACGACAGTCGTTTCAGAAATCACCGGTCCtacgattgaaccccaacctgcgaGGACAGTGCCTACCACTTGGCTAGCCTACGGTTTACCTCCCGACTTCTCACCTCCAGTTGAAGGTGCCCCTAGTTTTGTACAATCCACTCAGCAGATGGTTCCTCTACCAACTATCCATGAAACTCATCCCGTGGCCCACACGTTTGCATCACCCCTTGTCCATGCACACATGCAACCTTATTTTGAAGATCAACAACATGCTCCGGAATTTTCATATGAAGATGATGAAAGGAATGAAGACATAAGAGGAATGAAAGAGAATTTCCAGATTCTTGAGAAAAGGTTAAGGGttatggaaggtgaccaagtcTTTGGTGTTGCTGCTAGGGAGATGTGCTTAGTGCCTAGTCTTATGATTCCCGCAAAATTCAAGACCCCAGATCTCGATAAGTACGAGGGTCACTCATGCCTTAAAAGTCACCTcattatgtactatcgaaaaatggtTACGCACGTAGAGGACGATAgcttatgatacattgcttccaagacagcttgaggggtgctccctctaagtggtacttaagccttgatcaaagtagaattcgatgtttccaagacttatctgatgctttcatccaacattataagtataacatggatatggcatcggataggaggcaattgctcagcatgtcccagaaagataacgagtcttttaaggaatatgcacaatgatggagggaagtggccttgcaagtcgaaccaccccttgttgagaaggagttagcagattggttcatggatacagtaAAGCCCATGTTCTATGAAAGGATGGTGAGTAGTGTATCGGCAAGTTTCTCTGGCTTGGTTGCGGTGGGCATAAAATtcgagcttggattgaagaatggCAACATGATAACCACCACTGATATATCCAGTAACAATGTCAAAAAGTTTTCCAGAGGTTTTCGaagaaagaaagagggtgaaacaAACGCAGCGTCGACCAGTCAAAGAAGGAGTCACTCATGGAAGAAGCAGCATCAACAAATTGCTCAACAACGACCAACTTATCCAGTGCAGTATAttcaacaaccgtatgtggcaGCATTCACGCCAAATTTCAACCAATCACAAGCTCCTGTCTATCAACCTGTTCAACAAGCACCAGTATACCAGCAAGCACCTATGCCACTCGCTTATCAACATCCAAGGGCACAGGCTCCACGTCCACAAAATATTCCAAATTAAAATAGGATATAAAGAGGTAGACCTCATtttgcttcaatccctatgacgTACACTGAGTTATACCCATCGTTGTTGCATAAAGGGTTGGTAACTCCCAGgcctttgggtcctccaccaaattCTTTACCTCCATGGTACATTCAAGACAcccattgtcctttccatgagGGTGCCCCTGGGCATGATTTAGAGGGATGTTATGCTTGAAGCATATTGTGCGAGAGCTGGTTGAGAAGAAGATCCTTTCATTCCGAGATGTTGGACCCAACGTGAAAATGAACCCTCTGTCGGCGCATGGTGATGTTAATTACATTGAGGATGTTTCTGATGTTTGTATAATAGAAAATGTTGAAGATGTTAAAACCACGTTGCTAGCACTCCATGCAAGATTGGTGGGAGCTAGTTTGATCGATACCTGTCACGACAACTATGAAGAATGTGTCATTTGTCCAAGAGGGTGTAAAGTGGTACAAACTGATATTCAAAACTTGATGGATCAGGGTGTTTTACAAGTCTGTGGTCCTGCAACAAATGAAGAAATTTCTGTAATTGAACCTTTTTTCAATCTACCAGAACCTGTTGAGATAATTTATCAAAGAAAAgatgttgttcatccatcaccCGTGGTAGTTTGTATGCCTACCCCCTTTCCCTTCGAAAGCACCAAGGTGGTGCCTTGGAAATATGACATAATTGTGGTAGATGAAGTGGTAGAAGAAGAACCCAAAGATGTTGAAGGTGAGAAAAGCTTGGAGAATGTCGACACTAATATCACGAACATCACAGGGACAAGCAAaatgacccgtagtggtcggatttatactcTCGATTTCAATATAATCCCTTAAGAACCAATAAGGGAAACTACAACTGCAGTTCCTGCCCCAGAATATGGAAGGGTACAACCAGCGGTGCAATCAGATGAAGTGAttgaatttctgaaaatgatatagaaaagcgactacaagatAGTCGATCATTTACATCAAACACTgtcaaaaatatctatcttgtcctTGCTTCTGAATTCCCAAGCTCATAGGGAGGCCCTACTGAAAGTGCTTGCTCAAGCTCATGTTACTCAGGATATAACGGTCGGCTAATTCGATGGGGTGGTCGCTAATTTCACAGCTTGCAACACTCTAAgtttcagcaatgaagagctaccCAAGGAAGGGCATAATCACAACCGCGCCTtacatgtatccataaagtgccaagaagatgctctggctagggtcttagttgacactggatcatTTGTCAATGTTCTACCAAAAAGGTTGCTCGCTAAATTATCTTACCAAGGGTCGGAGATGAAACCCAGTGCGCTCGTGGTAAAAGCGTTTGACGGTTCCCGAAGGACAACAGTTGGGGAGGTGGAGCTACCAATCCAAATCAGACCGCAcgtattccccatcaatttccaagtcatggacataaatcccgCTTATAGCTTCCTTTTGGGACGTCCATGGATACATGTTGTTGGGGCAGTGACTTCTACTTTGcatcagaaaatgaagtttgtcatcaatgacaagctcgtcattgtctggggtgaagaagattttattattagtcaactctcctctttccgttatatcGAGGTTGATGAAGATGCCTTAGAGACTTCTTTCCAAGCACTTGAAATATCCAGTACCACACTTACGGAAGTAAAGGATCCTGTTTGAAAAGTCAGTAGTTGAAAGTGGAGGCCTTAcaggttgggggcaagtcatCAATGTCGGCGAGAAAAATGAtcgttttggtttggggtacaagccttctgctaaGGAAGGAGCCTTGGTCCCTTCAAAGGACCGCATACGGAGCATACAAGAAGTTTTCCTAAGCATATGATTTATCCATGGGGATCAAGTTGGTTCAGTTGAACACGACACTGAAGATGAAGAAGCATCAAATTTGATATACCATTGTGAAGCAGCCTTAACAAATTGGGAGGAAGTTGAGATTCTAGAAGTTTTTCCTGTTTCCAAGTAATTgtgtttctttttgtttttcaaaatcCTTAGCTCTTCCCAAGGCTAACGAATCATCTGTAGGgccactttaaatttcaaaatcattatgacaaaCAAAGAGCATTTTTTTCAAATTCTTATCGatcatttatttgtttttctttccttaaaatggcaatcctttcaaaaaaatacaaaaatatttgtctttcttttgcattttatttccacttttctaaaaaaccatcatttaaaaaacatgcagaataatcagTAAACCAGTTGAATTCGGTGACCCTACTACTTCCTATAACTTTGAATTCcctatctaccaagcggaagaggatagtgaggaagattgtgatttccccAAAGAAATGGCAaggctgctcgagcacgagtcaaaggcccttcagtCGCATCAAGAACCGGTGGagacaatcaaccttggcaccgaggaagagaagaaagaggTTAAAGTTGGGACTACGCTTGGGGCAAGCATCAAAGAcagattgatcaagttgctacaagaatatgtagatgtatttgcatggtcataccaagatatgtcgggtttagatactgatattgttgtccacaagctaccactacaTCCAGATTGCCCGTCGGTGAAGCAGAAGCTCTgaagagcaagacccgacatggctctaaagatttgtgacgaggtgaaatGCCAATTTGATGtcggttttctagcagttgcaaagtaccctcaatgggtagctaatatcgtaccagtacccaaaaaggatggcaaagttaggatgtgtgttgattacagggatctaaacaaagctagtccaaaggatgATTTTCCCTTGCCGCATATTGACACTTTGGTAGACAACACCGCTAAGTTCGCAGtcttctccttcatggacggattcttgggttataatcaaattaagatggctCCAGAAGAAATGGAAAAGATCATGTTCATCATCCCTTGGGGAACGTTTTGCTATAAGGTAATTCCATTCAGTCTCAGAAATGTCGGGGtaacttaccaaagagcaatggtcactcttttccatgatatgatgcacaaggaaattgaggtttatgtcgatgatatgatcACAAAATCCCAAAGCGAAGAGGATCATATAGATCACTTGCAAAAGTTatttgtgttggtgtaagccctagaggccaatacatttggtacttgtatcgaattatttattaataataaaaaggcattttctttattatggttgattaataaagtccctggaatagatagtccgtttaatgtattaagtgtgacttaatcatgagaacacattaaacataaggagactattcttaaagtatccgtagtcgagttttagtgtgaagtgggataacattaaagcattaagactattatgtttgtagactgatgatcacatctcatggatcatggataaagagttatcaagtcttaaacataggtatgaatattaggagtaatatttataccggattgacccgctatgagaatactatatagaaagttatgcaaagtgtcataagttattctcatggtgataatagtgtataccactcttcgacctgaaaccactatggatcctagatgtagagtcgagtgctttattgctgatccaacgttgtccgtaactggataaccataaagacagttgatgggtactccacgaagcatgctaagggacatgagtgtcctagatggaatttgccaatcctgcgtaacaggataaatgtctatgggcccaatattgaactggacaagggtgacacggtctataccttgtgttcaatatagacataagggcaaaggggtaattatacacataattattatcacaggaggttttgttagatcacatgacattttcgtgacttgggtagcagtgatgtgttgctagataccgctcactgtttattatgttaaatacgtgatttaatataattgccaacgccgcgaaaacctatagggtcacacacaaaggacagattgatgagagatagaataattaaggaacatcgtaaggtacggtgtacttaagtagaatacgaaatatggtaaggtaccaagtacttaagtgattttggcatattatgagatatgggccaaaatgcacttaagtgggctttttggcttgaagcccacacaagtggttctataaatagaaccccttgggtagaagcattggaactcactgagacagaaaacacaactgaagagttggaatttcgtatctctctctcactcaaagccttcattcataacagctagcactgcgattgaaggaatccgttcgtgtggactgagtagagacgttgtcatcgttcaacgttcgtgatcgccccgtggatctgtatcaaaggttttgatcattatcaaAGATCTGtaccaaaggtttgaatcgccacaagaggtaacgattctatccctgatcatgcccattcgtaaggatcactatatggagaaatttttaaattccgctgcgccttggatggcaattctccaacaaTTTAAGCGTCTCCGAAAATTCCGACTACGgctgaatcctgctaaatgcacctttggtgtccgatctggaaagttgcttggtttcattgttagtcaacgaggaattgaggtagatccatACAAGGTTAGAGTAATACAAAAAATGCTTGCTCCACGTACAGAGAAAGAAGTCAGAGGATTCCTAGAACGTTTGAACTAtatctctaggtttatatctcatatggctgctacgtgtgaacctatattcaagtttcttagaaaagatcaagcagttgaatggaactctgactaccaaagggcttttgagaagatcaaacaatacctgcaagagccccctattctaattccacttgttcaggggaaaccactctttatgtacttaactgtgcttgaaaaaTCAATGGGATGCGTGCTGGGACAACATGATGAAACCGGCCGAAAAGAACATGACATCtactatctgagcaagaagtttactgattgtgaaactcgatattcactcttggagaaaacttgttgtgctttagcatgggccgaTCACCGTCTAAGGCAGTACATGATTTGTCACACTACTTTtttgatctcaaaaatggatccaataaagtatatctttgaaaagcctgctttaactggaagactcgcccgttggcagatgttactgtctgagtatgacatccaatatgtatcCCAGAAATCCATTAAAGgaagtgtgttgtctgattacctAGCACACTAGCCTGTTGAAGACTACCATCCATTGAaatttgacttccctgatgaagacattatggtagtaaaatattgtgaaatcccaggacttgatgaaggacctgaacccggatctcggtggaagttcatgtttgatggttcctccaattacatggggcatgtCGTAGGAGTTGTTCTATTAAATCCGAATGGTGGATACACTTCTTTCacaacaaggttgtgttttgattgcacaaacaatatagcagaatatgaggcgtgcatcctaggcatcGAAGCAGCAATTGacctccgaatcaaaatcctcgaagtatggggagactcagccttggtgatataccaagtcaaaggagaatgggaaacccgtgataccaagttgatcccatatcgtgcctatgtcatggaactaataaaatactttggcgaaatcactttccgtcatatcccaAGAATTGAGAACCAAATAGCTGATACTTagctatgttggcttcaatgtaccaagttagattTCATAATGAAGTGCCTCTCATTCAGATAGAGCAGAAAGTTGAGCCTTCCTACTGTCACTTGGTTGAAGAGGAAGTcgatggtaaaccttggtttcacgacatcaaatgctttttgcaaaaccaagaatatccaacagatgcaacaacccttgacaagaaaatGTTAAGGAAATtggcatccaaattcttcttaagcaagGGTGTGTTATATAAGAGAAACCACGACATGATTTTGGTCAGATGCGTGGAAGGACACAAATCGGACCTGTTAATCAAGGAtattcatgaaggatcctttggaactcatgccaatgggcatgccatggcaTTTACGATtttgagagcaggttattactggttgaccatggactccgactgcttcaattatgctagaaaatggcataaatgccaaatctatgctgacaaggtACACGTGCCCCCGACCCTACTAAATGTTTTGACATCACCTTGGCCATTCTCGATATGGGGCAccgacatgattggcgccatcgagcctacAGCCTCCAACGGTCACCgtttcatcctggttgccattgattactttaccaaataGGTAGAAGCTTcctcttatgctaatgtgacaaagcaagtggtcGCACGATTTCTCAAGAAAGAGattatttgtcgttatggagttccaaGCCGGATCATTACAGATAATAGGAagaatctgaacaataagaccatgaaagaattatgcgaaagcttcaagattgagcaccataaatcttcaccatatcgtccaaagatgaatagcactgttgaagccgctaataaaaacatcaagaagatcctgcagaaaatggtgAAAATCTATAAGGATTAGCACGAAATGCTACCATTTGCACTGCATAGATATcggacttccgtccgcacttcaacaggggtaaccccattctctttggtatatgggatggaagtgatTCTCCTAATTGAAAtggagataccttcaatgagaatatTGATGGAGACCAAGTTAGAAGAGGCTGAATGGATCCAAAACATATTTGATCAGttaaacctcatagatgagaagcggATGACCTCTTTGTGCCACGGAGAGTTGTACCAGAAACGACTCaagaaggcttttgacaagaaagtacgtgttcgggaattcagagaaggagacctcgtgctcaagaagattttgcCAGTACATaaggactcacgtgggaagtggactcccaattatgaaggcccatatgttgtgaagaaagcctTCTCTGGAGGTGCcttaattcttacaactatggatgatgaagagctctcacacctcgtgaactctgatgcagttaaaaaatactatgcctaataaaaaacccgctaagtcgaaaacctgaaagggagatttaggcaaaaaaaagggtatcctggtggatcgaaaacccgaaagggtgatccaggcaaaagttagggatgaataaatgatagctcgctaagttgaaaactcagaagggcaacttaggaaaaaaagagcctctcggtggattgaaaacccgaaaggacgatccaggcaaaaattagggataaaaggcataaactgcatcagaTGTTACTGAACGAAACAGAAGAATCAGAGGTGGAAGATCAGTCTAGTAACTCCCTttagaagcaaggttttggggAATCCTGTTTATTAAGAGTGGTAGTGGTCACTagattcaatgtaaacctttccttatttccattttcaaaattgtaacattccatggagctacgccatttaTGTGCTACCATACTTAATAAAATACAAGCTTTTCCTATCAATTTTTGTTAATTGTGTTCttctatgtttttctttgttatgcaaagtgtcacttatttgttaataatgaaattttgaaacttgaaaagaatttgaaatttagtGAAAGGAACAAAATTGctttgatatatgtgaaaatCAAGAGAAAATCATCTGTTTTCCCGAAAGTCTCAAGGTTACAAAAGTACTTCTAGATCACCAACAGAAATCTCCATGGAGCACATCTTATTAATCCTCTGAAATGATCCCCTTGGCTAGTTATATCTGCCTCTTGATAGAAGTTTCCTTTGAATGCGCCTATTACATGTGTTTGGTTCAATTATTGGTGTTAAGGAATCAATACCTTTGTAAATAGTCCCTACCAACTCCCGGTCCGCCTAACGTCAACATCGCATGTCATTATCATTCATATACCATGCATAAAAGCAAAAGTCAAATCATGCATAGTTTAAAGAGTACTTTGCATTAATCTGCGTTGTCCTTTGGTCTCGTAGATGTTTGTTATCCCTTGACCCAAAGTCCAGTTGTCGCTGGCGCTCCGTCTAATGAACAATCATAATGAGAATCCTAAAGAGTTCAGTTGTCACTGGTGTTATCTCCAATCTGATTGTCATTGGTATGTCAAGTTCAGTTGTCATTGATATCTTATTAGAAATCCAATTGTTATTTGGTATCCTTAAAATCTAGTTGTCACTAGTATCGTGTCAAGAGTTCAATTGTCATTGGCATCTCCAAAATTCAGTTGTTACTGACATTATCATCAAAAATCCAGTGGTTACTAGTATCTTTTCAAAATCCCATGGACATTGGAGTTTATTTAGAGTCTAGTAGTAACTGGAACTTTGGTCTTAAAAACCAATTGTTATTGGCTTTCTCTAAAAGTCCAGTTATAACTGGCTCTCCGCTTGAAAATCCAATCGTAATTGGTACCTGAAGTTTGGTTGTTTCCAACATCATTTAAAGTTCAGTTGAAGTTGTCACCAATCCGTTAgaagctggttgtaatccattactTATGGTCCAAGTCCAATTGTTGGCATAtacagagagtttgattaccctgtTTTTCCTGATGGTTCCTAGAAAGTTATGAGTGTCTATTCATTTTAAGGAATTCCCGTAAGCTTGGATGTTATTCTTGTTGaaaaactccaatgatgtttggttttgattgatttctttgtaaagaatcatcgCACCCTTTTTGCATGGATGATCTTCTCGTAAGAAGACTCATAATCTAGTTTGTGTGGATGGTTTTCTAGTAAGAAAACTCCAATGTGTTATATGGATAATCTTCACGTAAGAAGACTCCCGTCTATTTTTTTGTTTTGGGTAAATTTTATGTTAGAAATCTCCAAAGTCTTTGATTGGATATATTTCTTATAAGATATCCCAAGATTGATCCCTAGAAGCCACAAACGCGTATGAGGCAGCCTTTACTGCGGAGTACAAACCCAAATCCCCAAATCTAATAGGCAAAGAAGCCACCCTTAATTGAAGGTTCCTAAATAAATGACCTCCACCAACCACTGTGTCTTCAACCGCCCTTCGCAATTCTTTATCAAACCAAATAGATGCTTTCTCCATCTAACTATTAATATaacaatctttaatgtttgatacaaaagaaaagtagtgtataaatctatttctacaatttattcactacttgaaagcatACTTTAAGTCAAGATTTGAACAACCTTTCTCAACAATAACTCAAATATGAATATTTAAAATAGAGTGAAAGTATCAATCCATACATCAATAATCAATTGTCACATACAAGAGTTAATAGGAATACATAATCAATAAGGgatagctactacctccaatcttgccaaagtggggtttagctcctcatcaccatgTTTGACAGCAATAAAAATGGAATGAATTCAAAAAATGGCCTCTAGATTGCTTTTAAAAAACTTGTGATCATCCCCCTTTTTCTCCCAATGTGTGGTTAAAAGTTCATGTCTCTAATACAGAAAAGTGGTCTCAAAAGGTTCTAAAAATGTCACACTTAAGTTGGGCTCAAAACATAACAAGTGACCCAAACTAATTAAAAGGCTTGCTGACTTCGCAGGGTTCGCGGCGCCAACATGGGTCGCAGCGTGAACTGAAGGAAATGCAGCTTCTTTGCCTTACAAGCTTCCTCAACACTTTTTCTTCCAAACTTTATTCTTCAAGTGTGCTTCCAAAATTCCCATCAAGCTCCTTCCAAATTTTGCTCATGCAATCCAATGCTCTCTTGTCCACAATTTCTAAAAAACTAACAAATAAGTAAAATATCTACTCAAAACATAATTAAGATAAgcttaattgcatatttactaaattgtgagaataaaagtgtgtaaattctataagaaaatggtaaaagggaccaataataatatataaaaagtagtgataattggtccctaacaactctccccaacttatcattttgtttgtccctaaacaaaagtttttCACCAAAGTAACCAAAGTAATGAAACAAGAGAATGAAATAAGGATTAACCAAAGCCActcaaatggttcaaaagtgtacGGCCCTTTCACAATCCACTTACCTCAatgctagacaaaacatgaaCAAGAACAATAGTTGGGTGCAAATGACATACCAAGAAATTCAAAGCAatacatgtcaaaattgaatcaaacttatACACACATCATAGTAATGATGAATAAACATGAGGGTTTTCTTTCACTCAATCGAACAATTAAATCAACATCAACTTGAATCATGCGGTCATCAAGCAAACACTAAATCATGTGAAAAAgtgagaatcaagaggtctttcaaaggaTGTAATATGGCTTGGGTTACAAAGAAAGGGTATGATTAAGGGAATTCAAACAAAAATGCCTATCCCAAGGGAGCATTCCCATAAATTCGAACTCAACAACAAATTCTACTTTTGATCCtaatttttcttcttttcttatttttcaaTAACAACACAACCATGAGCTctctttttgtttttctttttacTAGCTCCATAATTTCAAAGGTGACTTATTGTTCTTGTTTCTTTTCACAATTTCACCTTTTCTCAAACACCACTTTTTCAAGTTTTTATCAACTCTTCTAAGTTACTCTCCCTAACTTTAGACTTCAAGATAAACTTTCTGCAATAATTCTCCCTACTTAGACATAGGCAAAAGACAAAAATTGCAAACAAAAACGGTTGAAGGTTCAATTGAaacgaaagaaattaggat includes these proteins:
- the LOC127121962 gene encoding uncharacterized protein LOC127121962 encodes the protein MGQVTEILQVIKAKLDTQTTVVSEITGPTIEPQPARTVPTTWLAYGLPPDFSPPVEGAPSFVQSTQQMVPLPTIHETHPVAHTFASPLVHAHMQPYFEDQQHAPEFSYEDDERNEDIRGMKENFQILEKRLRVMEGDQVFGVAAREMCLVPSLMIPAKFKTPDLDKYEGHSCLKSHLIMYYRKMVTHVEDDSL